In the genome of Oncorhynchus clarkii lewisi isolate Uvic-CL-2024 chromosome 22, UVic_Ocla_1.0, whole genome shotgun sequence, one region contains:
- the LOC139380753 gene encoding uncharacterized protein, which translates to MKMMECNVWMTAVLLSLYLSDHVLTEQLPNCKDRPLYIQRVSLHSRVSISCPNTTGEDLSFHLSLNQSLVHTTVLERNQIHTRTNQTDTWAQFYLVDQNRNQNLINRYVFTVNSTGLYTCIAERMRSPLPYQEDSVQTLLIEEKQCLTHRDPLANQDQDPLANQNCAEVSKPLPLCPLLVGCGFLLYSIIITIIAIVLWRKLKKEVSVQSDYVNMKPGEKTRPKRVQHPVTRRF; encoded by the exons ATGAAGATGATGGAATGTAACGTATGGATGACAGCGGTCCTTCTGTCGTTATACCTTTCAGATCATGTACTTACGGAACAACTTCCCAACTGCAAAG ACAGACCACTGTACATCCAGCGTGTGTCTCTCCACAGCAGAGTGTCCATCTCCTGCCCCAACACGACAGGGGAGGATCTGAGCTTCCACCTGTCGTTGAACCAGTCCCTCGTTCACACCACAGTGCTCGAGAGGAACCAGATCCACACCAGAACCAACCAAACAGACACCTGGGCCCAGTTCTATCTAGTTGACCAAAATCGGAACCAGAACTTGATCAACCGCTATGTGTTCACGGTCAACAGCACAGGCCTGTACACCTGCATAGCGGAAAGGATGAGGTCTCCTCTGCCTTATCAAGAGGACTCTGTTCAGACTCTACTGATTGAAG AGAAGCAGTGCTTGACACACCGAGATCCACTGGCGAATCAAGATCAAGATCCTCTGGCCAACCAGAATTGTGCAGAGGTTTCTAAACCCCTCCCCCTGTGTCCATTATTGGTGGGATGTGGCTTTCTTCTCTACAGCATCATCATCACGATCATCGCCATCGTCCTCTGG AGGAAGCTGAAGAAGGAAGTGTCTGTTCAGAGTGACTACGTGAACATGAAGCCTGGAGAGAAGACGAGGCCTAAGAGAGTCCAGCATCCAGTCACAAGGAGATTCTGA